Within Elizabethkingia sp. JS20170427COW, the genomic segment CATCTTTCACATCATAATCACTTCCAATAATTTCAAATTGTTCGGGAGAATATTTATCCAGAAAACTAATTGGAACTCCCATAATACCGTTGTAGTCGCTTGGAATAGCATCTGTAAATGAAATATCAATTGCTTTGTAGTTATCATAAGTTTGATAACCATTTTCTTTTATATCCTTGTGTTTGCTAAATTTCAAATTGTCAGCCATTGTCATTAATGCTAATGGTTGATGTCTTTTTCCGTGGTCTATGTTTGTGTACCAACAGCAATTTCTGAATTTTACTAATCCAGTTTCTGTGTCATAAACTCCATCAGCATAATCGTTATTTATTGGAGAAGCGAAATAGGCGTTGCCAGCTTTAAATCCGTTTCCTAACCATATTTTATCTTCTTTAAGTAGCGAAAAAACCTCTTTGTAAGTTATGGCATTCATACTTCCGATAATTACAAACTGTTTGTCAGCTTCGACTATCCAATTTAAAAACTCACGAAAAAGAGAAAATGGAGGGTTGGTAATAATGATATCAGCTTTATTGCGGATTTTTTTAATTTCTTCACTTTTGAAATCGCCATCGCCTTCAAGATATTCCCATTCCAAATCGTTTACGTCAATTTTTCCGTCTTTATTTTTGTCTTGGTCAAGAATAAAAATTTTGCCGTTGGTTACGGTTTTATTTTTGTCGAATTGAGGATTTTCAGTTTCAAATAGAGTAGGCTGATAGCCACCTTTGTAAAGTTTGCTATCAGGTGCAAAACTGGTACTGATGAGTTTTTTTAGTCCAAAGTTTTCAAAATTCTGTGCAAAGAATTTAGTAAAGTTGCTCCATTCTGGGTCGTCACACGGAAGTAAAATTGTTTTACCTTGAAATACGTTTGGATTGTATTCTAAATACGAATTGATTTCACGTTCAATATCGAAATATTGA encodes:
- a CDS encoding adenine-specific methyltransferase EcoRI family protein, coding for MAEKTTKNSNLTKAKNTKNDEFYTQYFDIEREINSYLEYNPNVFQGKTILLPCDDPEWSNFTKFFAQNFENFGLKKLISTSFAPDSKLYKGGYQPTLFETENPQFDKNKTVTNGKIFILDQDKNKDGKIDVNDLEWEYLEGDGDFKSEEIKKIRNKADIIITNPPFSLFREFLNWIVEADKQFVIIGSMNAITYKEVFSLLKEDKIWLGNGFKAGNAYFASPINNDYADGVYDTETGLVKFRNCCWYTNIDHGKRHQPLALMTMADNLKFSKHKDIKENGYQTYDNYKAIDISFTDAIPSDYNGIMGVPISFLDKYSPEQFEIIGSDYDVKDGKLPELINQDWIGKLDRGYINGKRIYSRVLIKHRN